In Aedes albopictus strain Foshan chromosome 3, AalbF5, whole genome shotgun sequence, the genomic window tgactttgtcaaatgTCGTCAGCAGCGCAACAGTAAGtcagcaggctatcacgcaggatgatccagttcaaatctacaatatctacatagcagcgacgtgtgtgaaaatataattatcagaagcaatttcagaCATGAATCACATACCCTCAAAATAAAGCAGTGATTCAGAAAAATAATTCTTCTGCATGAATTTTATCAAAACTCTGCCAGAAGCTACTTAGAAGGCTATATAGTTACCTTATGCAAACTTTCAAGTTACAAAATTGCCTTAAAATTAAGCTGCTCAGatggctaatgagcaacctcaacGGTAACCTTGTGAATAAATCATGTAATCACTTTTATGCAAATTAGCTCCGTTATGCTTTTGAGCGCATAAGCCTTTCAAATATatgattgaataaaaaaaaaatgagcaacctcgaacaagctgcttaagcTCCTAAAGTACCTCCTTATATGAACTTTAgctgacttaccgctgcgctgctgaagacacttacttcactactgtacaaatgtgcaaaactagctaccgacagaaaatcgattgaaGTCAGACTTCACCCGCTGTTCACTCAACCAAAACTGTAGTAATTTGATTGAGCGTAgagctctcacgcagcgactatcggttgaAATCCGATGGGCagcaatttattttttattttttgcttttgcctaatattcattgatttgatacatCTACATCTACATCTCCAATTTGTCAATGTCTCACTctcgccagtatttgtaaagtcttcTGAATTGCAGTAAAGCTTCCATTTCGcgggttaagccgcaaaaatcagTAATTAATCAATTTGATTACTTTATGGTATGGGCAAACCCCTTTCCTATTTTATCACTTTCCCCCTTCCTAATCCCTATCCCATATCCTATTCTGCCACATGTAGATGATTAAATAGGctgatggcgatggcacaaataccCCAAATTAAGGATAAAGCGCGATAAAGTGTCTTCTGATATCTGATACCTTGCCAACGACTTAAGCAAATtgccaactcataaaatcattcctcaaTGTGGTTTGATCATTATTAaggtaaatggtgtcaagatatgtttgcataaatctagaagctaggccgctaaACCCACGGAAATCTTTTTAATTTCCCAatcaaaattggcaacttccggtttttcgtgcttgccgttaaggtttttttttatacttaccttaccgatcaggctaaggccggggtggcctctgctgtacatagtagccgtctccattccactcggtccatggctgtttgtcttcagttccgcactctgcgtagggttcgcagatcgtcctccacttggtcgacccacctagctcgctgcgctccacgtcttcttgtaccggtcggatgactctcgagaaccatttaagtcgggttgctatccaacatcctgatgacgtgacccgcccaccgtagcctcctcttagcagctgatgcagctcgtggttcattcgccttctccaagtcccgtctttcatctgcactccgccgtagatgctacgcaacaccttccgttctaaaactccaagagcgcgttggtcctctgcatgttTCGTGCCCttctccatgtttcgtgcccatagaggacgaccggtctaatcagcgttttgtagatagtcaaatTCGtgctacggcgaactttattcgatcgtagagttctgcgtccaaagtaagcacgatttcctgcctctgaatttctctgctggtgtcgttgtcggcggtcaccagtaagcccaagtacacgaattcttcaaccgcctcgatttcatcaccgtcgatataatttcggggtggcgggcacgctgattcctccctggagccctttgccatcatgtactttgtcttcgacacattaatgactaatccgattcgtctggcttcactctttagtcggatgtacgtttccgccatcgtctcaaatttacgagcaataatatcaatatcatcggcgaaaccaagcagctgaacggatttcgtgaaaatcgttccactcgtgtttatccccgctctcctaattacaccctctaaagcaatgttgaacagcaggcacgAAAGACCATAACCTcgctgtaaccctctgcgagattcgaagttactcgagagtgtccctgatactcgaactacgtacatcactcgatccatcgtcgccttgatcaatcgtatcagtttatccgggaatccgtattcgtgcataatctaccatagttGTTctagatcgattgtatcatacgccgatttgaaatcgatgaacaagtgatgtgtgggcacgttgtattcgcggcatttctgccacacctggcggatggcgaacatcgttgtagcgcgttcacccataaatccagcctgatattgccccacgaactctcttgcaatcggtgatagacggcggtataaaatttgaggttttctggtgatttttatTACCAGCGATATGTTTCCAATGAGATTGGGAAACACGTGGAGGCGCATGTTAATGATGTCTACGCTATtcatgttaaggacaaacgtcctgaaatcccgtttcaacagtgcatctgaacttcagacgcacaaatctcaagaagtaagctttaaacaatagtgcattttattattctgttcttgttctcttgtaataagcttcaaataaaaagatcaggtgtgctggttttgtttacaaagagatttgtgcgctcgaaatcgtgagttggTGTCAAAGCCGGCGATTTTGTCCTTAATggccattcaaatattacgaccatCGATTAACGGGGAGAGtgatgacactccatgtattgagtatacggaAAAAGCTTGAcagatggggggagggggggggttagaaaatcgatgaaaatgcaatactTTCGTGAATATTTCTGCTAAAGTGTTGCGATGAATAtttaaaaatggcatcttaccccacttttccataatttttttcAACCTTGTCTACACTTTTTCAGGAAATACCCTGCAGACGTGATCAGTCAACACCTAGCTGTTGTAGCCGCTCGCAAGAAAACCATTTCCGAGACAGACTTGCACTTCCACAGGCCACCCATAAAGGTGCCTCCCTGTCCCAAAGAAGTACTGACCGTTCCAGAGGAACTACTCTACAAAATGAACCGACAACCGATCGAACTGAAACCTCCAAAGAGAAAGTACATTCCTAGAGTAGACCTGTCCGAAGAGGACCATCAACCGTGCCAGCCGGAGAAGCAGTACTATTCGGACATTTGCTACGGCAAGATAGAACCACCGAACCCAGATCTCGAACAGGTCAAGCAGGAGGAAATTCCCTGCAAAGTTTGCACGGACAACCACACGGAGGAAGAGGAACCGACAGATTGCCCGTGCGAAACGGAAGAAGACTGCGAGTCCGACGAGGAAACACCGGATGAGgcagatgaagatgaagatgatgcTGAAGAAGACGAAGAGGAGGAAGAAGGCGAGGATGCCGATTCAAACGAAGGTGCCGAAGATGATGCTTCGGAAGAAGACAGCGGCGAAGAAGAGACGTACAGGAAACGATCGATACGGCCGGGATCGTTCGGGAAGCAACGACAGTCGAAACGAAAAATTCAATAGTATTATAGTAATAGAATTGTTTTAAATTGAAATCATTTCATGTTTATTGCTGTGATCTATGCCGAATTCCTCACTGCAGTTGGTACTGGGCTAATCGCTTTCTGTCACCCTGCTAATCTCTAGATGGAATATCTAGAGTAATTCCTTGTGAAGTATTGGatcaatccctttagaaattcctggacaatccCCTGATTGGATTCCAGGACAAATCCCTTGGAATATTTCTGTATGCTGTATGActctctacgttcccactgaaacttgACCAGCCTctttccaacttagtgttctttgagcacttacacagtcatgggcgtagccagaggggggcagggggcgtGGCCGTGGGTcttttctagaaactcctccagaaattactccaggaatttcttcagagactcctccagggacATCACCACGAATTAATCAAgaatttccttcataaattatgccagcaattcatccagggatttctccaggaaatcctttaagaattccttcagaaattcttccaggattttctctaggaaaaccttttggattgtttccaggaattccactaagaattattccagatttgcctccagcaattccgctaacattcatccaggaacgtcatcagggatttctccacaaatttctccaaggattccctcagggactccttcagaagctcttccgaggatttctccagaaattactctagaaattcctccaggaatttctgagggtttttttttcagaaatttcgcccatagttcctctggagattcccccagaaattcatccagtattttttacaagaattcctccagagattcctccagaatttccttcaaggattgcctcAACAATTCACAAAGgaaaatctcaaggaatttctccaggcatacctccagaatccaagaaattctctaggaaccaccccaagaatatcttcaggaattcctcctgtaatttctctaggaagtcctcctgtaatttctctaggaattcctccactgacactgacactgaggaatattacaagtggtagtcgaaatacgcgtatctttcaaaggataagcaaaatattccgaaataaaaggtacgaaactaataacactcattcgaagagggtattctgcttagagggttcgaaaagtcggtgcaAGATCCTGCAgtatgataacactagtttacaaaataaaacgaaagtcgtgaacttctgtcaacgaccaaaatttttgaagcacaatttagtgcttcaaaaaattttaagtagaacagtttttgagttttaggtcAAAATCGAGTTCTAcaagttttgaaaatttggaatttactaaaattaaaatatcttgcgttttgttcaactaattttaaatctttttttataaattaaaagctgaacataATACCATTCGACCATCCCAGTTGTCAGCCGACGTTCAATCGGGCCGGTCGTCTTTCTTTCGGTTCGATTATCGCTGTGGTATCGCTATTCACAATGGCCACCACACGGAAGAACACATTGGTCATCGATTTTAGTGTGCTTCCCGTACGACCAAGTGCTGGGAACATcgcaaaattcctcaacgaaaaaCTGGAAATTGACTTATCATTCGTCAAAAATATCCAGCTACACTCCACTCGAAATTGTGCTCTCCTGGAGATGCGCAATTTAGAGATAGCCGAACGCATAGCCGCTTCTCATCATCTTAAGCACTTCATGATGGCAGCGGACAAAAAGTTCAATATTCCAGTTTTCATGGAAGACAGTGCAACAAATGTCCGTATCCATGATCTCCCGCCAGATATACCGAATGAAGTAGTTGCAGATTTTATGAAACGGTATGGCATAGTGAAATCGGTTGCAAGAGAACTGTGGAAGAAACATTTTCCGGGTATACCGAATGGCGTCCGTGTGGTACGGATAGAACTTGATAAACATATCCCATCGTATATCAGAATTTGCGATGACGTAGCTACAGTGACTTACCGTACTCAAATTCGTACGTGCCGCCAGTGTGACAAAAGAGCACACCCAAAACAAAAGTGCAGTGAAGCTGCAGCGAAAGAACAAGAAGCCCTAGCAGCAAAATCGGCTTTACAACGCGATGTCCAACAAGCGCAACACAAACAACCACCAAACGAAGTCCTCTTATCCAATACGGCCGACAACCACACTCGAATGACCAGCACCGCAACCGAAGTAAGTAGCCGCGAATCAAACACGAATGCTGTAAAACGAAATGTTCGTCAACTTTGCTCACCCGAGATCAACCCAGCGCCCCAGAAAAAAGCAGATCGAAAAGCAGACACTGTCGGAGCAACCGCATTGATCGATACGTCCGTCGCGATTGATGATAATTTGATGACCGAGCCTGCTGTTAACATCGTTATAGACGTGGATAGCGATTTGGATTCTGGCCCTGATCCAGCTCCGGATGACGTAGATGGGTGGATAATTAAATGCAATAAGCGATCAAAACGAACGGATAAATTCATTAGAAAGTATtgtaattagtttttttttgtattacctgacacgaatgcacaatcgtagtgtaaagtgtcataaataaacattaataataataataattcgacCATCCGaaggcaggttttgcgtcagattgataaaatttgagatattggcgagttatagggacgatctccttaaatttgggcaaaattcccaaaaatatatgaagaaatctatttttttttttcaaaaagaaaaaaaaacaattaaaaaattctttctcaacgtttatttgacgtaccatatgtaggcgagttacagtaaaaaaatcagctcaatcggagcattgatgacggagaatgagatatgtgaagtgagcgactttgcttaaaaatagaacaaaaatcgatttcaaatcatcaaccttgtatggaaagtcaaatttccgctctactgtaattttttttcttcgcgttttcgaactcagggcatgattctacaccaagaaCTATCATTAGCTtaacgagttcaaaaatgctgtaatcaAGTGTATGTAATcaacaatttttccaggattttgtccagaaaatcttccggggattttttcagaaattcttcttggaataccctcaggattttttaaggaattcctccaggcatttctccaggaatttctcttgagaattctccatgaattgcttcagggatttctccacgaatttctccagggattacccctggaaatctttcgaagaagttcctctaaggatccttccagcaaatcctctagtgattttttcagaaattcttccaggaagttcctgaaggaataccttcaggaattttttcagggattcttctagtagtttctctagggattcctccagggatttcgtcacaaatttcttcaagaattctcccagggattcattcagtatttttttttgcgaggatttatcgaggaattccactagaaattcctccaggattttttcaagggattttttcagcaatagaaaaataattgaaatagAAATATgaatctcccaaaattcctctggagttttgtctagaaattcatccagtaattgtttcaaaaatacctctagagattcctccaggaattccatcatggattacttaagcaattcccacaggaatgcttctagaaattccatcaatattttatccaggaatttatccaggaactcctccaggaattccttcaggaattacctcaggaatttcttcatgaattcttccaggatttggtcctagacatccttcagaaattatgtcagcaattcctctagggattcctactggcatttctccagaaatttcatcaggaattgcttcagggattcctccaaagatttctccatgaatttttcaaggattttcgcagggattcctccagcaaatccatcgaaaattccttaaggaatttctccagaagtttctacaaggattcctccagaaaatcctcaagggatttcttcagaaattcgtccaggaaattttccaggaattttccagggattcctccaggttttcctccaggagttactccagagatttattcagggatttctccacaaatttctttaatgatttcctcagggattccttcaggaattccttcgaggacttatccaggaattcctccagaaattccgctagaaattcctcaaggattttatgGATATTTCAGAAATggcaaaaataacagaaatagaaatccccagcaattcctctggagattcctctagaaactcattcagtaattccacagacaaacagacgtaacactctgataattcccatcgtacaccgatttatcgatctttttcaaaatatgatagttggccaactgcccacccgtggcgctcgcatcgtttttgttcgagtttgacgtttgctcactaccgccacctagttgatggtcagccaaacttagtccttttagcattgagcgaatatgtttccgtgactatgatttgaatcgaaaaatgttcgaagtgttacgtctgtttgtctgtggtaattctttcaagaattcctctaaagattcctgcagaaattcccacaggaaaacctctaggaattcgtccaggatttcatccaggaatttctccaggaacttcacaAGGAATCCATCCCTccggaaataccccaggaaattcttcaggaattcctccaggaattgctcctgaacgTCCTTCAgcaattatgtcagcaattcctccaagtatttttctaggaaatcctctagggatttcttcagagattcttccaggaaattctccaggagtactttcagaaatttttcagagattcctccagacatttctccaggaattcctccagagatttccagggatttctccacgaatttctccagggatattcccagaaaatccaccaggacatcttctagaaattcctcagaggattcttccaggaatccttctggaattgctttaaggtttttttttcagaaaattctccagtaattcctcccagaattccttcggagatttcaacaagaattcctccagaagttcttccagggattgctccaagaattcgtttaagaatttctctaggtattacgtcaggaatttgttcagaaacttctccaagcatTCGTgtaggattctctctagagatttacccagatatttattcaggggtttctccaagaattcctccagaaatttatctaagattttctctgggaattcctttcttctgattttttctatgaatttctccggaTCTTTTTCCTAAGAATCCCCCGGAAAtgcatctaggatttcctcatgaaatctctttagaaatttctctaggtattcctcccataatttatccaggcattcctccaggtatactttcagaaattctccgggaattcttcaggcattactgtaggaattattcctgggattcatCTTGgtgcttcttcagggatttagccaggaaatcttccagggattgcttcggggattcttccaggtattggtccaggaattcttcagaaattcctctcaggttctctccaaaaaattattcaggagttccatagaaaatttcagaaatacttcaatcatcttttcgGGAATGTAtgttcccaagaacttctcctTGATTTTTGTTCTGAAATACATCAggactttcaggaggaattcctccagcgaatagtattggcagataatttaaaaaggacgcatacaggaaccagaAAATTCTAGATGAGTCCTCAAAAGCATTCGTATTTTTCAAAAGAGTTCAGTTATAATTTCTTATTaatgtttaacaaaaaaaaacctagcaAAATAATGGACGGgtaaataaaaattcttgaacTTCCAGAAactggtcaccgctaccagcaccacgttgatttgtgtagatcaggcgagctttttcaacgtattgtacaaaatacaacagcatgactgctgaagggttaaatgatgcttttagaatataatgttattaaatTCAATTTCATCATTTTGTGTTTAccaataaaagctagtaggtataaatttactAAGGTTCTTGCTCCCCTCTGACCGAAacgctggctacgcccttgtccacagttattaattgaagggctttctttgccagctttgcatgaattagtacattgtgaggcaagcacaataatacactatgaccaggaaatccagaaaattttcccgatcagaacgggaatctaacccgccgtctccgaattggtaatccaaagccttaaccactaggctaacaggagacctTAGAGGAATGTATGGATTAAATGAACAGcccttgctgcattctgcagcagtgaaaaccACCTTCTAAGTGCAACAGAGCttttgggggggggggttaatTGGAGGTTGGTTTAACGGTGAagagaaaattgaacggtgatgaataTTTATTGCTTTAGCTGCTGCTTTGTGCTTTGGTGCGGTGGCCTTCAACAAACGCAAAACGAGAAATAATGTGaagtcgtaagtggagtgaaatttaaATGTGAAACGTTGCGTATTTATTCAATTTCCAGTGT contains:
- the LOC109408440 gene encoding nucleoplasmin-like protein ANO39, with the protein product MRLGAKVIYSLSLLVLVCEASVIYKNECDCKRKVMKAAPLPPPDFHSIKQCEETKPTDLHPIKDMCSCVNVANVRPACNPLDDVPKFAPSTSCECGYDDCKPPPKKYPADVISQHLAVVAARKKTISETDLHFHRPPIKVPPCPKEVLTVPEELLYKMNRQPIELKPPKRKYIPRVDLSEEDHQPCQPEKQYYSDICYGKIEPPNPDLEQVKQEEIPCKVCTDNHTEEEEPTDCPCETEEDCESDEETPDEADEDEDDAEEDEEEEEGEDADSNEGAEDDASEEDSGEEETYRKRSIRPGSFGKQRQSKRKIQ